A window of the Burkholderia sp. 9120 genome harbors these coding sequences:
- the cqsA gene encoding alpha-hydroxyketone-type quorum-sensing autoinducer synthase — MKNVLDPLTQGQGYPHAALPDFVTSRVERYFHERVQQTWGGGHIMRGRLPGADALHLSSNDYLAIARHPDIINRTADTLYADGNGLLMSAVFLRGDCPLSLFENRLARFMRAEAGVLCQSGYAANIGLIPAIATAQTPVYLDMMAHMSLWEGVRIAGATAIAFRHNDASHLEQQIARHGQGVVLVDSIYSTNGSVCPLVEFAEVCERHGCVFVVDESHSLGTHGPHGAGLVVELGLESRVAFRTASLAKAFAGRAGFITSGADFQEYFKYSANPSIFSSTLLPHEFSGLDATLSVIEESDERRTKLASSAAWLRERLTELGYNLNGSESQIIALEAGTEQRTIVLRDALEARGIFGSVFCAPATPRNRALIRLSAHAALTDAELERVVSVCRDIRSEVELDKWPSTRRLGDELSPRRRSRERVEADSAVAA; from the coding sequence ATGAAAAACGTTCTCGATCCCTTGACGCAAGGGCAAGGGTATCCGCACGCCGCGTTGCCTGACTTCGTGACATCGCGCGTCGAGCGCTATTTCCATGAACGCGTGCAGCAAACATGGGGAGGCGGCCACATCATGCGCGGTCGTCTGCCCGGTGCCGATGCGCTGCATCTATCGAGTAACGACTATCTGGCGATCGCCCGGCATCCGGACATCATCAACCGGACCGCCGACACGTTGTATGCGGACGGCAACGGCCTGCTCATGTCGGCGGTGTTCCTGCGCGGCGACTGTCCGCTGTCGCTGTTCGAAAACCGGCTTGCGAGATTCATGCGCGCGGAAGCCGGTGTGCTGTGCCAGTCCGGCTACGCGGCGAATATCGGTCTGATTCCGGCAATCGCCACCGCGCAGACCCCGGTGTATCTCGACATGATGGCGCATATGTCGCTGTGGGAAGGGGTGCGCATTGCGGGCGCGACGGCCATCGCGTTCCGCCATAACGACGCGAGCCATCTCGAGCAGCAGATCGCGCGGCACGGGCAGGGCGTGGTGCTGGTCGATTCGATCTACAGCACGAACGGCAGCGTCTGCCCGCTCGTCGAATTCGCGGAAGTGTGCGAACGGCATGGGTGCGTGTTCGTCGTCGACGAATCGCATTCGCTCGGCACGCACGGTCCGCACGGCGCGGGACTCGTCGTCGAACTCGGACTCGAGTCGCGCGTCGCGTTTCGCACCGCCAGTCTCGCGAAGGCGTTCGCTGGCCGGGCAGGCTTTATCACCTCTGGCGCCGACTTCCAGGAGTACTTCAAGTACAGCGCGAATCCGTCGATCTTCAGCTCCACGCTACTGCCGCATGAGTTCAGCGGACTGGACGCCACCTTGTCGGTGATCGAAGAGTCGGACGAGCGGCGCACGAAATTGGCATCGAGCGCGGCCTGGTTGCGTGAGCGCCTGACGGAACTCGGGTACAACCTGAACGGCAGCGAGAGTCAGATCATCGCACTCGAAGCGGGCACCGAGCAGCGCACGATCGTGTTGCGCGATGCACTGGAGGCGCGCGGCATTTTCGGCTCGGTGTTCTGCGCGCCCGCTACGCCGCGCAACCGCGCGCTGATTCGCCTGTCGGCTCACGCGGCGTTGACGGATGCCGAGCTTGAGCGGGTAGTGAGCGTTTGCCGCGACATTCGCAGCGAGGTCGAACTGGACAAATGGCCGTCCACGCGACGCCTCGGTGACGAATTGTCGCCACGCCGACGCAGCCGCGAACGCGTGGAAGCGGACAGCGCCGTAGCGGCCTGA
- a CDS encoding aldehyde dehydrogenase family protein — MQLIDTIYIDGRFVTPHGSELFDLFNPATEQVIGRVRLADAQDAQDAVAAAKRAFASFSRTSKSERVAMLKRMHEAVAAKEDELYEAITEEYGAPVSRGRWMAQHASNVLLEAAKVLQDYAFTRRAGTAEVVMQPLGVAGLITPWNSNAGFICGKLATALAAGCTAVIKPSEMSAIQTRIVTEALHEAGLPAGVFNIVTGRGETVGAQISAHPDVAKISFTGSTAVGKSILRTVSETLKRVTLELGGKSPVIVLDDANFDEAVPLAIQAGFMNSGQACIAGTRILVPRARLAEFEARVQQEVARTQAGDPRDPNTTVGPMVSQKQWERVQRYIRIGIDEGARLIAGGEGRPDGIDAGWFVRPTVFSDVTNTMTIAREEIFGPVLSIIGYGDTEEAIAIGNDTPYGLQAYVLSRDKARAHEVASRIEAGRVLVNTLAHEPAAPFGGFKQSGIGREYGTFGIEAFLEPKSLLGVL, encoded by the coding sequence ATGCAACTCATCGACACAATCTACATCGACGGCCGATTCGTCACGCCGCACGGCAGCGAATTATTCGATCTCTTCAACCCGGCCACCGAACAGGTAATCGGCCGCGTGCGTCTCGCCGACGCGCAGGACGCGCAAGACGCCGTCGCCGCCGCGAAGCGTGCGTTCGCAAGCTTCTCCCGCACCAGCAAAAGCGAACGCGTCGCGATGTTGAAGCGGATGCACGAAGCCGTCGCCGCGAAAGAAGACGAGCTCTACGAAGCCATCACCGAAGAGTACGGCGCGCCCGTATCGCGTGGCCGCTGGATGGCGCAACACGCGAGCAACGTGCTGCTCGAAGCGGCGAAAGTCTTGCAGGACTACGCGTTCACGCGCCGCGCCGGCACGGCCGAAGTGGTGATGCAGCCCCTGGGCGTCGCGGGTCTGATCACACCGTGGAATAGCAACGCGGGCTTCATCTGCGGCAAGCTGGCCACGGCGTTAGCGGCGGGCTGCACGGCCGTCATCAAGCCGAGCGAAATGAGCGCGATCCAGACGCGCATCGTCACCGAAGCGCTGCACGAAGCAGGCTTGCCCGCCGGTGTGTTCAACATCGTGACAGGTCGCGGCGAAACGGTCGGCGCGCAGATCAGCGCGCATCCCGATGTCGCGAAGATCTCGTTCACCGGTTCCACGGCCGTCGGCAAGTCGATTCTGCGCACGGTGTCGGAGACCCTGAAGCGGGTGACGCTCGAACTCGGCGGCAAGTCGCCGGTGATCGTGCTCGACGACGCCAACTTCGACGAAGCCGTGCCGCTCGCGATTCAGGCCGGCTTCATGAATAGCGGCCAGGCCTGTATCGCCGGGACGCGCATTCTGGTGCCGCGCGCACGGCTCGCGGAATTCGAAGCGCGTGTGCAGCAGGAGGTCGCGCGCACGCAAGCGGGCGATCCGCGCGATCCCAACACCACGGTCGGCCCAATGGTCAGCCAGAAACAGTGGGAACGCGTGCAGCGCTATATCCGCATCGGCATCGACGAAGGCGCGCGCCTGATCGCCGGTGGCGAAGGGCGCCCGGACGGTATCGACGCCGGCTGGTTCGTGCGTCCGACCGTGTTCAGCGACGTCACCAACACCATGACGATCGCGCGTGAAGAAATCTTCGGCCCGGTGCTGTCGATCATCGGTTACGGCGACACCGAAGAGGCGATCGCCATCGGTAACGACACGCCGTACGGTTTGCAGGCGTACGTGCTGTCGCGAGACAAAGCGCGGGCCCATGAAGTCGCGTCGCGAATCGAAGCGGGACGCGTGCTCGTCAACACGCTCGCGCATGAACCGGCTGCGCCGTTCGGCGGCTTCAAACAATCCGGCATTGGGCGCGAGTACGGCACCTTTGGAATCGAAGCGTTCCTCGAACCGAAATCGTTGCTTGGGGTGCTGTGA
- a CDS encoding LysR family transcriptional regulator, with protein sequence MRTSGLGELEAVLAVARHRSFRAAATELGVSTSALSHAVAALEARMGVRLFNRTTRSVSLSEAGAQFVDSVAPAIATIRGAIEQAGSLRDTPAGTLRINSSVGAARQAMPMFIEFLQRYPDVKLDLVTEGRLIDIVVDGFDAGIRLADIVPQDMIAVPFGQQQRFAVVGSPAYFARYKPPRTPADLHAHSCIRSRMPSGGIYQWEFERRGETVRVDGKGVLTLDEPNLMLEAARAGLGLAYLTEWNVAADLEAGTLVRVLVDWTQPMDGLCLYYPGRRHVPAALRALIGVIREGAEGKKVRGKVVGKRAGVKS encoded by the coding sequence ATGAGAACTTCGGGACTGGGTGAACTGGAAGCGGTGCTGGCCGTTGCGCGTCATCGTAGTTTTCGGGCGGCCGCGACCGAGCTCGGTGTGTCGACGTCGGCGCTGAGTCACGCGGTCGCGGCGCTGGAGGCGCGCATGGGTGTGCGGCTTTTCAACCGCACGACGCGCAGCGTGTCGCTATCCGAAGCGGGCGCGCAGTTTGTCGATAGCGTGGCGCCGGCAATCGCGACGATTCGCGGCGCGATCGAACAGGCCGGCAGCTTGCGCGACACGCCGGCGGGGACGTTGCGCATCAACTCGTCGGTGGGTGCGGCGCGGCAGGCTATGCCAATGTTTATCGAGTTCCTGCAGCGCTATCCCGACGTGAAGCTCGATCTGGTCACCGAGGGGCGGTTGATCGATATCGTCGTCGATGGTTTCGATGCGGGGATTCGTCTCGCTGACATCGTGCCGCAGGACATGATCGCGGTGCCGTTCGGGCAGCAGCAAAGGTTCGCTGTGGTGGGGAGTCCGGCGTATTTCGCGCGGTATAAACCGCCGCGTACGCCGGCGGATTTGCATGCGCATAGCTGTATTCGCAGCAGGATGCCGAGTGGCGGGATTTATCAGTGGGAGTTTGAGCGGCGTGGGGAGACGGTGCGTGTCGACGGTAAAGGTGTGTTGACGCTCGATGAACCGAATCTGATGCTGGAGGCCGCGCGTGCGGGGCTGGGGTTGGCTTATCTGACGGAGTGGAATGTTGCCGCGGATCTGGAGGCCGGCACGCTGGTGCGCGTGCTCGTGGATTGGACTCAGCCGATGGATGGATTGTGTTTGTATTATCCGGGGCGCCGGCATGTGCCGGCGGCGTTGCGGGCGTTGATTGGGGTGATTCGGGAGGGGGCGGAGGGAAAGAAGGTGCGGGGGAAGGTGGTGGGGAAGCGTGCGGGGGTGAAGAGTTGA
- a CDS encoding site-specific integrase produces the protein MPRAANRLSPLTVTRTTKPGLYADGGGLYLQITAAGVKSWLFRYMRAGKARGMGLGPVHTIGLAEARTRTLDCRRLLLDGVDPIDSRNAERAAQRVAQANEMTFEQCAEKYIEAHRAGWKNAKHADQWTNTLSTYAAPVFDSLPVSAIDTALVMRVLEPIWATKTETASRVRGRIESVLDWATVRGYRAGENPARLKGHLATLLPKRSRVRKVEHHPALPYAQLGEFMQTLRSQEGVAARALEFLILTATRTNEVIGSTWSEFNLDEGVWTVPPERMKMGKEHRVPLSARAIEIIKAQKEVKRGDYVFQGARDKKPLSNMAMLQLLERMKHDDITVHGFRSTFRDWAGETTHYPREVCEAALAHGIKDKAEAAYARGDLFVKRAALMQAWATYCDWRK, from the coding sequence ATGCCGAGAGCCGCTAACAGACTGAGTCCACTGACGGTCACGAGGACTACCAAGCCGGGGCTGTATGCCGACGGCGGTGGCCTGTATCTGCAAATCACTGCCGCTGGAGTCAAGTCGTGGCTCTTCCGCTATATGCGCGCGGGCAAAGCGCGCGGTATGGGGCTCGGTCCTGTGCACACAATCGGCTTAGCTGAAGCGCGGACACGTACCTTGGATTGTCGCCGCCTTTTACTGGACGGCGTTGATCCGATTGATTCACGAAACGCCGAGCGCGCAGCGCAGCGGGTCGCACAGGCCAACGAGATGACGTTCGAGCAATGCGCCGAGAAATACATCGAGGCGCACCGTGCGGGGTGGAAGAATGCGAAACATGCGGACCAGTGGACAAACACGCTGAGTACCTATGCCGCCCCCGTCTTCGATTCCTTGCCCGTCTCAGCGATTGATACCGCACTAGTCATGAGAGTACTGGAGCCGATCTGGGCGACAAAGACCGAGACGGCGTCGCGAGTACGCGGCCGCATCGAGTCCGTGCTCGACTGGGCAACGGTGCGCGGCTATCGCGCCGGGGAAAATCCTGCACGCCTCAAGGGTCATCTCGCCACACTGCTGCCGAAGCGCTCCCGGGTCCGGAAGGTCGAGCATCACCCCGCACTGCCGTATGCACAGCTTGGCGAGTTCATGCAAACGTTGCGATCGCAGGAAGGCGTCGCTGCGCGCGCGCTTGAATTTCTCATCCTTACAGCTACCCGAACGAATGAAGTCATCGGCTCCACATGGTCTGAGTTCAATTTGGACGAGGGCGTTTGGACCGTCCCTCCTGAGCGCATGAAGATGGGAAAGGAGCATCGCGTGCCACTGTCTGCACGAGCCATCGAGATCATTAAGGCGCAGAAAGAAGTAAAGCGGGGAGACTACGTCTTTCAGGGGGCGCGTGACAAAAAACCCTTGTCCAACATGGCGATGTTGCAATTGCTTGAGCGTATGAAGCATGACGACATAACCGTGCATGGCTTCCGCTCGACGTTCCGAGACTGGGCAGGTGAGACGACTCACTACCCAAGGGAAGTGTGTGAGGCCGCCTTGGCTCACGGCATCAAAGACAAGGCCGAAGCAGCATACGCTCGTGGCGATCTGTTCGTAAAGCGAGCCGCATTGATGCAAGCTTGGGCGACGTACTGCGATTGGCGCAAGTAG
- a CDS encoding AlpA family phage regulatory protein, which produces MTHPKPRIFPPSVPAVALQQGSAEFPTSSRPYPESAYSPTFALATAASDRILLQPEVLDMVRIGRTTLYKMVKAGTFPAPLHLTKRIRGWKLSAVQQFLASVEGE; this is translated from the coding sequence ATGACGCACCCCAAACCTCGTATTTTCCCGCCTTCGGTTCCTGCAGTAGCCCTACAGCAGGGTTCCGCCGAGTTTCCAACGAGTTCAAGACCGTATCCCGAATCAGCGTACTCGCCGACGTTTGCGTTGGCGACTGCCGCATCGGACCGCATTCTTCTTCAGCCTGAAGTCCTCGATATGGTCAGGATCGGTCGAACGACCCTGTACAAGATGGTCAAAGCCGGGACATTTCCGGCACCGCTGCATCTGACCAAGCGCATCCGCGGGTGGAAACTGTCCGCCGTCCAGCAGTTCCTCGCGTCTGTGGAGGGTGAGTAA
- a CDS encoding helix-turn-helix domain-containing protein, with protein sequence MPLENGGLPPKSGDQRRPPHRIFGSDEPDYTRKPKAPYHAAKSSNGTSRKASTNQARAATKKTADTQPSPRLPKAADQVSAGLVIVCIHDHEISDDVRNAFEMEVMVAGEQTGLAMPNVEYVLSLRSGGPSASSDAKASTAAENIPEDAAERRFEFYGPRASYNFFCNEGLDALQQAIEGATGNCVTVAVTASSPSDRYFIDTLARVRTTAVAANTYVIAFVGYEESGAMPELDDFCERYLEVETCEPGPGAQDAFSIAIPARKRLQKRGIGKVMCSVDYVNDRCDRSYERFIAASVKDRFIWELAAHRAAYEEIGRILKCSKSTISRHLKSMRKQLGKVRLQKMSDERFEEYLELCEVESNIDEQENANEPHANDADF encoded by the coding sequence ATGCCGCTCGAGAACGGTGGCCTGCCGCCGAAAAGCGGCGACCAACGCCGCCCCCCGCATCGTATCTTCGGAAGCGACGAGCCAGACTACACTCGAAAACCGAAAGCGCCCTACCACGCGGCCAAATCGTCGAACGGTACCTCGCGTAAGGCTTCGACGAATCAAGCCCGCGCCGCGACAAAGAAAACGGCAGACACGCAGCCGAGTCCGCGTCTTCCGAAGGCAGCAGATCAGGTGTCGGCAGGCCTCGTGATCGTCTGCATCCACGACCACGAAATATCGGACGATGTGCGAAACGCTTTCGAGATGGAAGTCATGGTCGCCGGTGAACAGACCGGGTTGGCAATGCCGAATGTGGAGTATGTACTGTCTCTCCGATCCGGCGGTCCAAGTGCATCTTCAGATGCGAAAGCGAGCACTGCGGCCGAAAACATTCCAGAGGATGCCGCCGAACGACGTTTCGAGTTCTATGGTCCGCGCGCGAGCTATAACTTCTTCTGCAACGAAGGACTTGACGCGCTTCAGCAAGCTATTGAAGGTGCTACCGGCAATTGCGTAACAGTTGCCGTCACTGCCTCTTCGCCCTCTGACCGTTATTTCATCGATACGCTCGCTCGCGTCCGTACCACCGCAGTCGCCGCCAATACGTACGTCATCGCTTTTGTCGGGTACGAAGAATCGGGTGCAATGCCTGAGCTCGACGACTTTTGCGAGCGTTATCTTGAAGTTGAAACCTGCGAACCCGGCCCGGGCGCGCAAGACGCGTTCTCCATTGCAATTCCCGCTCGGAAGCGGTTGCAGAAACGCGGCATCGGCAAGGTTATGTGCAGCGTGGACTATGTGAACGACCGTTGCGATCGTTCATATGAACGGTTTATTGCAGCCTCAGTCAAGGACCGCTTTATCTGGGAGCTTGCAGCACATCGCGCCGCTTATGAAGAAATCGGTCGGATATTGAAATGCAGCAAATCGACCATTTCACGCCACCTCAAGTCGATGCGAAAGCAACTTGGGAAAGTGCGCCTCCAGAAGATGTCTGACGAGCGCTTCGAGGAATATCTCGAACTGTGTGAAGTTGAAAGCAACATCGACGAGCAGGAAAATGCGAATGAGCCGCACGCGAACGACGCGGACTTCTGA
- a CDS encoding helix-turn-helix transcriptional regulator, with amino-acid sequence MTAKRFAAVTAKHAPISIALGARIKQRRHEVEKSQETLAFEAHVDRTYISAIERGIANPSIETLANICYALNVTLAELFEPLGGVSLAPTGERRTNAATPPDIKRSRFR; translated from the coding sequence ATGACCGCCAAACGATTCGCTGCTGTAACAGCCAAACACGCCCCGATCTCCATTGCGCTGGGCGCGCGTATCAAGCAGCGTCGGCACGAAGTGGAGAAATCGCAGGAGACGCTGGCGTTCGAGGCGCACGTCGACCGCACCTACATCTCGGCGATCGAGCGAGGCATTGCGAATCCGTCCATCGAAACACTGGCGAACATCTGCTACGCGCTGAACGTGACGCTGGCTGAACTGTTCGAGCCGCTGGGTGGTGTTTCGCTTGCGCCGACCGGCGAGCGCCGCACAAATGCGGCGACGCCGCCCGACATCAAACGCTCCCGATTCCGCTGA